A genomic segment from Desulfuromonadales bacterium encodes:
- a CDS encoding histidine phosphatase family protein, with product MKRLTLVRHAKSSREDPLLEDIDRPLSKRGEENAPLMGKRLAKKEMMPDLLLTSPARRAAKTARIIAGKIGFAKDKVEKVDAIYEASPETLLGILRGLTDECQHVMMVGHNPGFTDLNNVVNRTKIDNIPTCGVVCIDLDIAAWSELAAGQGTQVFFDYPKNPQK from the coding sequence ATGAAACGATTGACCCTGGTCCGGCACGCCAAATCGAGCCGCGAGGATCCCCTGCTGGAGGATATCGACCGCCCCTTGAGCAAGCGAGGGGAAGAGAACGCGCCCCTGATGGGAAAACGCCTGGCCAAAAAAGAGATGATGCCGGACCTGTTGCTGACGAGCCCCGCCAGGCGCGCCGCCAAGACGGCCAGGATAATCGCCGGCAAGATCGGCTTCGCCAAGGACAAGGTCGAAAAAGTCGACGCCATCTACGAGGCTTCACCGGAAACCCTGCTCGGGATCCTGCGCGGCCTCACCGACGAATGCCAGCACGTCATGATGGTCGGCCACAACCCGGGCTTCACCGACCTGAACAACGTGGTGAACCGCACTAAAATCGACAACATCCCAACTTGCGGGGTGGTCTGCATCGATCTCGACATCGCAGCCTGGTCCGAATTGGCGGCAGGGCAAGGCACCCAGGTCTTTTTCGATTATCCGAAAAACCCGCAGAAGTAG
- a CDS encoding PEP/pyruvate-binding domain-containing protein, with protein sequence MTHDGIFRIAPRRIGVSRGSADEMGVKAFDLARLARLGLPVPPAFVLGTLHCRRCYRAPERCRKNLTRLLEEQTRWLQSVTGLGFGDPRRPLLVSVRSGAPASMPGMMDTLLNIGLCDATARGLLRMTGNPRLVWDSYRRLIVNFAEVAFGASPQPFAAALAVVLGREQAERPQDLDYLSLAELTRTYLQLFQELTGKPFPQNPPEQLELAVQAVIASWNAPRAVEYRRLYELPDELCTAVTIQQMVFGNAGGTSGAGVGFTRDPDTGEKRLYLDFLFNSQGEDVVSGRATGSDAERLFPALPETEQTLLGIGAALEQAYGDAQEFEFTIQDGVLYLLQTRTAKRTPWAALRMAVEQVAEGLIGPGEALARLHGLALDDIGRQRLATGEQEPLCQGQPAGIGVAIGPLALDLEAARRFAAEGRPAVLVRFEMTTADIAGIALAAGVLTARGNRTSHAAVVARQLGKACVAGCRPLRIEPERRRVAFGERTLAEGEPVTLDSNTGRVFAGEAQLAIDYPTVWLAEIRKWQQAGR encoded by the coding sequence ATGACGCACGACGGCATTTTCAGGATCGCCCCCCGCCGCATCGGCGTCTCCCGCGGGAGCGCGGATGAAATGGGGGTCAAGGCCTTCGATCTGGCGCGCCTGGCGCGTCTCGGGCTTCCCGTGCCGCCGGCCTTCGTCCTGGGAACCCTCCACTGCCGCCGCTGCTACCGGGCTCCGGAACGCTGCCGCAAGAACCTGACCCGCCTGCTGGAAGAGCAGACGCGCTGGCTCCAGTCGGTGACGGGGCTGGGGTTCGGCGATCCCCGCCGGCCGCTGCTGGTTTCCGTCCGCTCCGGGGCGCCGGCGTCGATGCCCGGCATGATGGATACGCTGCTCAACATCGGCCTCTGCGATGCGACGGCCCGCGGCCTGCTGCGGATGACCGGCAATCCCCGGCTGGTCTGGGATTCGTACCGCCGTCTCATCGTGAATTTTGCCGAGGTGGCCTTCGGCGCCAGCCCGCAGCCGTTCGCCGCGGCGCTGGCGGTGGTGCTCGGCCGGGAGCAGGCGGAGCGGCCGCAGGACCTGGACTACCTGAGCCTGGCCGAGCTCACCCGGACCTACCTCCAGCTCTTCCAGGAACTGACGGGAAAGCCGTTTCCCCAGAACCCTCCGGAGCAGCTCGAGCTTGCCGTGCAGGCCGTGATCGCCTCCTGGAACGCTCCCCGCGCCGTCGAATACCGCCGCCTCTATGAACTGCCCGACGAGCTCTGTACCGCGGTCACCATCCAGCAGATGGTCTTCGGCAATGCGGGAGGAACCTCGGGTGCGGGGGTGGGGTTCACCCGGGATCCGGATACGGGCGAGAAGAGGCTCTACCTCGATTTCCTGTTCAACAGCCAGGGGGAAGACGTCGTCTCCGGGCGCGCCACCGGTTCCGACGCCGAGCGGCTCTTTCCGGCCCTCCCCGAAACCGAACAGACCCTTCTCGGCATCGGGGCCGCCCTCGAGCAGGCATACGGCGACGCCCAGGAATTCGAATTCACCATTCAGGACGGGGTTCTCTACCTGTTGCAGACGCGAACGGCCAAGCGGACGCCGTGGGCGGCGCTGCGGATGGCGGTCGAACAGGTCGCAGAAGGGCTCATCGGGCCCGGCGAAGCGCTGGCCCGTCTGCATGGCCTCGCTCTTGACGACATCGGGCGCCAGCGGCTCGCCACCGGGGAGCAGGAGCCGCTCTGCCAGGGGCAGCCGGCGGGCATCGGCGTGGCCATCGGCCCACTCGCCCTCGACCTTGAGGCCGCCCGCCGGTTTGCCGCCGAAGGGCGGCCGGCGGTGCTCGTCCGCTTTGAGATGACCACCGCCGACATTGCCGGCATCGCCCTCGCGGCCGGCGTGCTGACGGCGCGGGGGAACCGCACCTCCCATGCGGCGGTGGTGGCGCGGCAACTCGGCAAGGCGTGCGTGGCGGGTTGCCGCCCCCTGCGGATCGAGCCGGAGCGGCGGCGCGTCGCCTTCGGCGAACGGACCCTGGCCGAAGGGGAGCCGGTCACCCTCGATTCCAACACGGGACGGGTTTTTGCCGGCGAAGCGCAGCTCGCCATCGATTATCCGACGGTCTGGCTTGCGGAAATCCGGAAATGGCAGCAAGCCGGTCGATGA
- a CDS encoding CYTH domain-containing protein, which translates to MPTEIERKFLVNGTAWKRGATGKLYRQGYLVAEKERTVRVRVVGEESFLTIKGPSKGIARAEYEYRIPPREAAEMLDTLCLQPLIEKYRYRIEHAGLVWEVDEFLGENQGLTLAEVELADEDQAFSLPDWAGEDVSHDPRYYNANLVRHPFSKW; encoded by the coding sequence ATGCCGACCGAGATCGAACGCAAATTTCTGGTGAACGGGACCGCCTGGAAAAGGGGAGCCACCGGAAAGCTTTACCGGCAGGGCTACCTGGTGGCCGAAAAGGAGCGCACCGTGCGGGTGCGGGTCGTGGGGGAGGAGAGCTTTTTGACCATCAAGGGCCCCTCGAAGGGGATCGCGCGGGCCGAGTACGAATACCGGATCCCCCCCCGGGAGGCCGCTGAAATGCTCGACACCCTCTGCCTGCAGCCGCTGATCGAAAAATACCGCTACCGTATCGAGCATGCCGGCCTGGTCTGGGAGGTGGATGAGTTTCTGGGGGAGAACCAGGGACTGACCCTGGCCGAGGTGGAGTTGGCCGACGAAGATCAGGCCTTTTCCCTTCCCGACTGGGCCGGCGAAGACGTCTCCCATGATCCGCGCTACTACAACGCCAATCTCGTCCGTCACCCTTTCTCAAAATGGTAA
- a CDS encoding DUF47 family protein, giving the protein MSEKARIVAALGERRLLLPFLLNEALAANDRAKYRLTLLQTAKARADAPEGAFSDLRTERLACGVTETCFDEVVAGAARSGADTYALLHAGEVCSALRDDLTAMLAPFAALQKPEATAFQERLQQLSGTPWCAGDGTITAGTIASLTSGDPARGDSLHLLIMEMHKGLNRLQAEIATESVDGALAYGLRGEDRSLVAAFMKGVNRTRALKFDHPGLGTTATRSGGKLILQNDIGTTDAHVLVVHVEARRVTVTCSDNHLPRLLFFQGLFAARGMAWEDVHSRTDQAFAGGVYHLCVGTYEAPGKKELRAFLTHLGSRLVFLIDWNRARKRLQRLVPKADALSLLAWAAGEDVGHMAFLKAGGERMVFDALQFVAGGTLTYGVTLAELLGREAAVSYLRFILKACALGLIQNRPLALIRDEARVELYKYYHSAQQNLLDLAGNHAALAVEIATAIRDGLLTVSRPETVAGFERIGQRAKDWERKADELVIRGRELARQSEQADAIRQLLEAADDITDELEEAAFHLTLLKPESLAAEIRRSLAALARLLVEGTQEYLKAIENVRGIHRSGSPDDMRDFLESIHRIMAIEQQSDTTERAVRKALVGAAEDFRQAFVIAESARKLESAADALMHAGMLLRDQILGRVMVRR; this is encoded by the coding sequence ATGAGCGAAAAGGCCCGCATAGTTGCTGCTCTCGGCGAGCGCCGCCTGCTCCTGCCGTTTCTGCTGAATGAAGCGCTGGCGGCGAATGACCGCGCCAAGTATCGCCTCACCCTCCTGCAGACGGCCAAGGCCCGCGCCGATGCCCCGGAGGGGGCGTTCTCCGATCTGCGCACGGAACGTCTCGCCTGCGGCGTCACCGAGACCTGCTTCGACGAGGTCGTGGCCGGAGCGGCCCGGAGCGGGGCCGACACCTATGCGCTGCTCCATGCCGGCGAGGTCTGCTCGGCGCTGCGGGATGACCTGACGGCGATGCTCGCCCCCTTTGCCGCCTTGCAGAAACCGGAGGCCACTGCCTTTCAGGAGCGGCTGCAGCAGCTGTCAGGGACACCCTGGTGCGCCGGGGACGGCACGATCACGGCAGGAACCATTGCCTCCCTGACGTCAGGAGATCCCGCCCGCGGCGACAGCCTGCATCTGCTCATCATGGAGATGCACAAGGGCCTGAACCGGCTGCAGGCCGAGATCGCTACCGAAAGCGTTGACGGCGCTCTCGCTTACGGCCTGCGGGGTGAGGACCGCTCCCTAGTCGCCGCCTTCATGAAGGGGGTCAACCGGACGCGGGCGCTCAAGTTCGACCATCCGGGTCTCGGCACCACCGCCACCCGCTCCGGCGGCAAGCTGATCCTGCAGAACGATATCGGCACCACCGACGCGCACGTGCTGGTGGTGCATGTCGAAGCCAGGCGCGTGACGGTGACCTGCAGCGACAATCATCTGCCCCGCCTCCTCTTTTTCCAGGGGCTGTTCGCCGCCCGGGGTATGGCCTGGGAGGATGTCCACTCCCGTACCGACCAGGCCTTCGCGGGAGGGGTCTACCACCTCTGCGTCGGGACGTACGAGGCGCCGGGCAAGAAAGAGCTCAGGGCTTTTCTGACGCACCTCGGTTCGCGCCTGGTCTTCCTGATCGACTGGAACCGGGCCCGCAAGCGGTTGCAGCGTCTGGTCCCCAAGGCGGATGCTCTTTCCCTGCTCGCCTGGGCGGCGGGGGAAGACGTCGGTCACATGGCCTTTCTCAAGGCCGGCGGCGAACGGATGGTCTTCGACGCCCTGCAGTTCGTGGCCGGGGGTACCCTGACCTACGGTGTCACCCTCGCCGAACTGCTCGGCCGGGAAGCGGCCGTCTCCTACCTGCGCTTCATCCTCAAGGCTTGCGCCCTGGGCCTGATTCAAAACCGGCCGCTGGCCCTTATCCGCGACGAGGCGCGGGTGGAGCTGTACAAGTATTACCACAGCGCCCAGCAGAACCTCCTCGACCTCGCTGGCAACCATGCGGCGCTGGCGGTCGAGATCGCCACCGCCATCCGCGACGGGCTGCTCACCGTCTCCCGGCCCGAGACTGTTGCCGGCTTCGAGCGGATCGGCCAGCGTGCCAAGGATTGGGAGCGCAAGGCCGATGAACTCGTCATCCGGGGCCGCGAGCTGGCCCGGCAATCGGAGCAGGCCGATGCCATCCGGCAACTGCTCGAGGCCGCCGACGACATCACGGACGAACTGGAGGAGGCAGCCTTCCATCTCACCCTCCTGAAGCCGGAGAGCCTGGCGGCAGAGATCCGCCGGTCGCTGGCCGCCCTGGCCCGGCTGCTGGTCGAAGGGACGCAGGAATACCTGAAGGCGATCGAGAACGTACGGGGCATCCACCGTAGCGGCTCGCCGGACGACATGCGCGACTTCCTCGAGTCGATTCACCGCATCATGGCCATCGAGCAGCAGAGCGATACCACGGAGCGGGCGGTGCGCAAGGCGCTGGTCGGCGCCGCGGAAGATTTCCGGCAGGCCTTCGTCATCGCCGAAAGCGCCAGGAAGCTGGAATCGGCCGCCGATGCCCTGATGCATGCCGGCATGCTCCTGCGCGACCAGATTCTCGGCCGGGTCATGGTGAGGCGATGA